The Euzebyales bacterium genome has a segment encoding these proteins:
- a CDS encoding aromatic amino acid ammonia-lyase → MTTVTITAGPLSLEDLLAVTRGARIELGLEARARIATSRAVVDTAVARGDPIYGLTTGVGHGKDTSLSADEISAQQQMLVMTHAGGVGPPLSTELVRAALAVRLNGIARGGSGASLAAAEVLAAMLNARVHPVVPATSSVGAGDLGAMAAIAQVAVGMGRAEHDGVVSSGADALEHTGITPLELGPKDGLALISASAVSIGHAAVVVARAAETAADADVSLALSMEAVGANPSIIHPAVGRAKGLDGQTAAADHLREVLAGSGVFAHEVARSVQDALSFRVAPQVHGALREYVATARRAVETELNAANDNPLVSVADQTLISNGNFHPMVLAIAFDALRVAIAHVGQISERRMSHLWDAFFGRLAEGGVPSTGGGPPQLVGLALRYPAAAVISELTQLAAPATLDTPPLDIGVEDHATGAPLSVRKTHEALDLLDDILAIEVLLAGDVLRALPSLPSLGGGTTPVMAMATELVTAPGRRSPDDIHRALRAGFPRH, encoded by the coding sequence GTGACCACCGTCACCATCACCGCCGGGCCGTTGTCGCTCGAGGACCTGCTCGCCGTCACACGAGGCGCGAGGATCGAGCTCGGGCTGGAGGCGCGAGCACGCATCGCGACCAGCCGAGCCGTCGTCGACACGGCGGTGGCCCGTGGCGACCCGATCTACGGCCTGACGACGGGGGTCGGCCACGGGAAGGACACGAGCCTCTCAGCCGACGAGATCAGCGCGCAGCAGCAGATGCTCGTCATGACCCACGCGGGCGGCGTCGGCCCACCGCTGTCGACCGAGCTGGTCCGCGCGGCGCTCGCGGTCCGGCTGAACGGCATCGCCCGGGGCGGCTCCGGGGCAAGCCTCGCGGCCGCCGAGGTGCTGGCAGCGATGCTGAACGCACGGGTCCACCCCGTCGTGCCGGCAACCTCGTCGGTGGGCGCGGGCGACCTCGGCGCGATGGCTGCCATCGCGCAGGTCGCCGTCGGCATGGGACGCGCAGAGCACGACGGGGTGGTCAGCTCGGGTGCCGACGCCCTCGAGCACACGGGCATCACGCCACTCGAGCTCGGGCCCAAGGATGGCCTGGCGTTGATCTCGGCGAGCGCCGTGTCCATCGGCCACGCCGCGGTCGTCGTCGCCAGGGCGGCCGAGACCGCGGCGGACGCCGATGTATCCCTCGCCCTGTCGATGGAGGCAGTCGGTGCGAACCCGTCGATCATCCATCCGGCGGTGGGGCGTGCAAAGGGACTCGACGGTCAGACCGCAGCGGCTGATCACCTGCGCGAGGTGCTCGCCGGCAGCGGCGTGTTCGCGCATGAGGTCGCGCGCTCGGTGCAGGACGCGTTGTCGTTCCGCGTCGCGCCCCAGGTGCACGGGGCGCTGCGCGAGTACGTCGCCACGGCACGCCGTGCGGTCGAGACCGAGCTGAACGCGGCGAACGACAACCCGCTCGTGTCGGTCGCAGATCAGACGCTGATCAGCAACGGCAACTTCCATCCGATGGTGCTGGCCATCGCGTTCGACGCGCTGCGCGTGGCCATCGCCCACGTCGGGCAGATCAGCGAGCGTCGCATGAGCCATCTGTGGGACGCGTTCTTCGGTCGCCTGGCCGAGGGCGGCGTGCCATCGACTGGCGGCGGGCCGCCGCAGCTGGTCGGTCTGGCGCTGCGCTATCCGGCCGCCGCCGTGATCAGCGAGCTCACGCAACTGGCCGCACCGGCGACGCTCGACACGCCACCCCTTGACATCGGCGTCGAGGACCATGCCACCGGTGCCCCGCTCAGCGTACGCAAGACGCACGAGGCGCTCGACCTGCTCGACGACATCCTCGCGATCGAGGTGCTGCTGGCGGGCGACGTGCTGCGCGCCCTGCCGTCGCTCCCGTCGTTGGGTGGCGGTACGACGCCGGTGATGGCGATGGCCACCGAGCTGGTGACAGCTCCCGGGCGGCGGTCACCGGATGACATCCATCGCGCGCTGCGGGCCGGTTTTCCGCGCCACTGA
- a CDS encoding pyridoxamine 5'-phosphate oxidase family protein, whose product MLRTRTSMNELSSEECLDLLMTDRPRVGRLSFVDAGGPVVFPMNYIADGTLIYFHTAPGSTLLAALEMRQVTFEIDHVEEVPESHTPEAREQGWSVLAYGRLRTLTDEDELAQVRQSLLRPWADDQGSYYLRMDVSTLAGRRFL is encoded by the coding sequence ATGTTGCGCACACGCACGTCGATGAACGAGCTCTCGTCCGAGGAGTGCCTCGACCTGCTCATGACCGACCGGCCGCGGGTCGGAAGGCTGTCGTTCGTCGATGCCGGCGGACCCGTCGTGTTCCCCATGAACTACATCGCCGACGGCACGCTCATCTACTTCCACACCGCGCCCGGCAGCACCCTGCTCGCGGCATTGGAGATGCGGCAGGTGACCTTCGAGATCGACCATGTCGAAGAGGTACCGGAGTCACATACACCAGAGGCACGAGAGCAGGGTTGGAGCGTGTTGGCTTACGGTCGCCTGCGCACCCTCACCGATGAGGACGAGTTAGCCCAGGTGCGTCAGTCGCTGCTCCGGCCATGGGCAGACGATCAAGGGTCCTACTACCTGCGCATGGACGTCTCAACATTGGCCGGCCGCCGCTTCCTCTGA